The region GCGTCTCGCCGCGATTGCGCGTGGCGACGGCGAACTGCGTTTCGCCCTGGTTTCGGCGGACGACGATATCGACTTCACCGAGGCCAATCTCGATCTCGCAATCCGTTGGGGCGACGGGCCGGGCGCGCATGAGGGCGAGGCGCTTGAATCGGAGGGCATGGTGACGATCGCGCGGCCCGGCGGCGGGGTGAATACACGGATTTCCTGGCCCGGATGCCTGAACGACGATGCCGCGTCGCTGGTCCGCGTCGGCGATGCGGGGCTCGCGCTGGATGCCGCCGCCGAGGGGCTGGGACGTGCGACGGTGCCCGAACTGCTCGCCGCCGGCGATATCGCCGCCGGGCGCGTTGTCGTGCTGGGCGATCCGCAGCCGTCCGCCAAGGGCTATTGGCTGGTCGCGCCGCTGCCGCAATGGCGGCAGAAGAAGGTCAAGGCGCTGGTCGACGCGCTGGTCGGGGCGACGACCGCCTGAGATGGCCGGCGAGCCGATTCTGGAGAGCGCGCGATTGCGCCTGCGGCCGCAACGGATCGGGGATGCCGAGGCGCTGTTCGAGGCCTATGGCGACGCCGAGCTGATGCATTACTGGTCGAGCGGACCGCATGCCGACGTGGTCGACACGCGCGATTATCTGGCGGCGCGGCTAGACAAGAGCGACTGGCGCGGCTGGGCGATCACGCTGACGGACGACGACCGGGCGATCGGAACGGT is a window of Sphingomonas sp. Leaf357 DNA encoding:
- a CDS encoding LysR family transcriptional regulator — its product is MKRTHLPLNGLRVLDAAARHLSFTRAADELAVTPAAVGQQIRALEDTLGVVLFRRTTKGLELTPEGEAGLGPLRQGFLEFEEAVRAMQAGQTSKSLTIAAPRDLTEKWLMPRLAAIARGDGELRFALVSADDDIDFTEANLDLAIRWGDGPGAHEGEALESEGMVTIARPGGGVNTRISWPGCLNDDAASLVRVGDAGLALDAAAEGLGRATVPELLAAGDIAAGRVVVLGDPQPSAKGYWLVAPLPQWRQKKVKALVDALVGATTA